The window GAATAAGAAAAAGATATATCCAAAAGCAATACTTAATTGGCCGGAAGATGAGAGACCCAGGGAAAGGCTGCTTAAATATGGCGAGCATACCCTTAGCAACTCCGAACTATTGGCAATACTTTTGCGAACAGGCGTCCAGGGCCAGAGCGCTATAGACCTGGCAAGGGAAATACTGCAAAAATTCAAGACTTTTCGTAATTTATCGCATACCGATTTGTCCCATTGGAAAGAATTCAAAGGCCTTGGCCAGGCCAAGATTGCCCAGATAAAAGCAGCCATTGAAATAGGAAGAAGATTTAGAGAAGAAATAGTAAAAGAAAAAAAGATTAAGATAAGCTCTTCAAAAACCGTGGCAGATATTTTAATGCCGAGAATGAGGGATTTAAAGAAAGAAATCTTTAAAATCTTACTCCTGAATTCACAAAATACAGTTATTGATATTGTAGAAATTACCGAAGGGACGGTTAATAAGGCAGACCCTATCATTCGAGAAATTTTCCAAAAGGCATTACAGTCTTTTGCTGTCTCTATAGTTTGTGTTCATAATCATCCCTCTGGTGATGTTTCTCCAAGCAAAGAAGACAGAGACTTTACAAGTGAGTTATGCAACGCAGGCAACATAATACAGGTAAAGGTATTAGACCACATTATTATCGGTGATAATGAGTATTATAGTTTTGCAGATAAAGGTGAGCTTTATAAAAGGAGTTTTCAATGAATCACGCAATTCATAATGCTATAGTAAATTTTATCTGGACAATAGCAGATGATGTTCTGCGAGATGTTTATGTTCGGGGAAAATATAGAGATGTTATCCTGCCAATGACGGTCATTCGCCGTTTCGATGCAGTGTTAGAGCCTACTAAAGAAGCAGTTCTTAAAATGAAAGAACATCTTGATGCTTCCAGAATATCCAATCAGCATATTGCCTTATGCCAGGCTTCTGGACAGGCTTTTTACAACACCTCACCATTTACCCTTCGGGACTTAAAAGCCCGGGCAAAAAAGCAGCAACTGAAAGCAGACTTTGAAGCATATCTGGATGGTTTCTCTCCCAATGTGCAAGAAATCCTGGATAAGTTTAAATTTCGCAATCAGATACCGACAATGATAGAGGCTGATATCCTTGGACATGTTATTGAGAAATTTCTTGATCCGGTAATCAATCTAAGCTCAAAGCCGGTTTATGATGCAAACGGAAATGAAAAACTTCCAGTCTTAGATAATTATGACATGGGGACGATTTTTGAAGAGTTGATTCGCCGCTTTAATGAAGAGAATAATGAAGAAGCCGGGGAGCACTTTACCCCACGAGATGTAGTTACGCTTATGGCAAATTTGGTTTTTCTTCCCGTTGCAGATAACATAGAGTCAAATACATATCTTATTTATGACGGTGCCTGCGGCACAGGCGGTATGTTGACAGTTGCAGAAAATATTCTTGCAGAATTAGCCAAAAAGCATAATAAAGATGTTTCCATCCATCTCTATGGGCAAGAAATCAATCCTGAAACCTTTGCCATCAGTAAGGCAGATCTTTTATTAAAAGGAGAAGGTGAAGAAGCGGAAAATATGAAATTTGGCTCCACCCTTTCTGCGGATGCGTTTCCATCTCTTGAATTTGACTTTATGCTCTCCAATCCTCCCTATGGCAAGAGTTGGAAGACAGATTTGGAAAGGCTTGGTGGAAAGAGAGATTTTTATGACCCACGTTTTATAATTAGCTATGCCGAGAATCCTGAATTTAGCTTGATAACCAGATCAAGTGATGGACAACTTATGTTTTTAGTGAATAAATTAAGCAAAATGAAGCACAATACACCCTTAGGAAGCCGTATAGCTGAGGTTCATAACGGGTCATCGCTGTTTACCGGTGACGCAGGCCAGGGAGAAAGTAATATTCGGCGATGGATTATTGAGAACGATTGGCTGGAGGCTATTATCGCTTTGCCCGAAAATATGTTCTACAATACAGGTATTGCCACTTATATCTGGGTGCTTACTAATCGCAAAGCAGAGCACCGCAAAGGTAAAATCCAACTTATTGACGCCAGGGGGGTGGTATGATTCTTTACGAAAGAATTTAGGTAAGAAGAATTGTGAATTTGCAGAAGGCCATATCCGGAAAATATGCGATTTATTGCTTTCTTTTAAAGAGACCGAGCAGTCAAAGATATTTCCTAATGAGGCATTTGGGTATTGGAAGATAGTTGTTGAACGGCCGCTTAGATTTAAAGGAATTGACCCAAATAGAGAATATAACGCTAAAGAAATCAAAGAAATGGTTACTAAAGGACTGGCTGATGAAAATGGTGTGCCTGCAATTAAAAAAATCCATAACCCCGGCAAGACTTCCGCTAATCCTTTCTATGGTCTGTTTGAAATTGAAATTGACGGTAAGAAATGTGTGGTTGAGTATGAACCAGATACATCTTTGCGCGATACAGAACAGGTGCCCCTACTTGAAGATGGCGGTATTGAAGCGTTCTTTAAGCGAGAAGTATTACCTTATGTGCCAGATGCCTGGCTTGATAGGTCAAAAACCCAGATTGGCTATGAAATCTCTTTCACCAGGTATTTTTATAAGCCACAGAATCTACGAACGCTGGACGAGATTACCGCGGACATCCGGGCACTGGAGGCCGAGTCTAAAGGATTGCTGGAGCGCATCATCAAGGAGGCAGAATAATGGGTAATAACATGCCGGATAGAAAATCTGATTCAAATATTCAAAAAGCTCGAGCACCTGAATCGTCGGCTATTGTTGGCGATATTCGCCGAATGATCGAAGAAACCCGTTCATCAGTTGCCTTGACTGTTAATGTCAATCTCACTATGCTCTATTGGCGGATTGGAAAACGAATTAATGAAGAGATTCTTAAGGGGGACCGTGCAGAATACGGAAAGAAAATTGTTCTATTACTATCGCAGCGGTTGGCTGAAGAATATGGCAACAATTTTTCTGAAAAGAACTTGCGCAGAATGATGCAGTTTGCCGAAGTTTTCTCGAATGAAGGAATTGTCGTATCACTGATACGACAATTGAGTTGGACCCATTTTCTTGCCCTAATTCCTCTGAAAAAGCCGTTGCAGCGTGAATTTTATGCGGAAATGTGCCGAGTCGAACGGTGGAGCGTCCGTACCCTTCGTAAAAATATCGATTCTATGCTTTATGAGCGCACCGCGATATCCCGCAAGCCAGAAGAATTGGTCAGTAAAGAATTGGCAAAATTACGTAATGAGGGCCACCTGTCACCTAATATGATTCTCAAGGATCCCTATGTTCTTGATTTTCTCGGTGTCAAGGACCGTTATTACGAGAAAGACCTGGAGGACGCCATCCTGCGCGAGATGGAAGCATTCATTTTGGAACTCGGAGCAGGATTCACCTTTCTCGCCCGGCAAAAGCGAATTCAGGTCGACAATGACGATTTCTATATCGACCTACTCTTTTATAACCGCAAGCTTTGCCGACTGGTGGCCGTTGAATTGAAGCTTGACGACTTTAAACCCGCGGACAAGGATCAGATGGAACTCTATCTTCGCTGGCTGGAAAAATACGAAAGTGAACCTAACGAAAATCCGCCACTCGGTATCATTCTGTGTGCCGGAAAAAAGCAGGAACAGATTGAACTGTTAGAACTGGGTAAGTCCGATATCCATGTGGCTGAGTATTGGACCGCACTGCCACCTAAAGAATTGATGCAGAAGAAACTCCACGCCGCGATCCAACACGCCAGGATGCGACTGGATAATCGTATTACCGAAGATATTCCGGGAGATGGGGGTGCTGAATGATGTTGAAAGGCTATCCTGAATATAAGGATTCCGGCCTTGCATGGCTGGGGAATATCCCTAAGCATTGGAAAGTGGGAAGACTCAAGCAAATCTGCCATTTGGCATATGGAGATTCTCTCCCTGATGATGTCCGATTGGCAGGTGAAGTACCTGTCTACGGTTCAAATGGGCAGGTTGGTTTCCATTTATCTGCTAACACACTGTCGCCTTGCATCGTCATCGGTCGGAAAGGTTCGTTTGGAAAGGTAAATTACTCCTTCTGCCCAGTTTTCGCTATCGACACAACTTTCTTTGTGGATAGCCGCTTTACTAAAGCTGATATCCGGTGGCTCTTTTACATCCTGATATGGGCACATCTCGATGCTGTCTCCAAAGATGCAGCAGTCCCAGGGCTCAATCGCGGTGAAGCGTATGCACAACTCATACCCTACTGTCCACAGGCAGAACAGCAACACATTGCTAATTACCTCGATGCGAAGACTCGCCAGATTAATCGCTTCATCCGTAGCAAGCAGCAGTTGATTAATCTCCTCACCGAACAAAAACAGGCAGTTATTAACCAGGCTGTAACTCGAGGTATTGACCCTAATGTCCGGCTTAAACCTTCAGGAATAGATTGGCTTGGGGATATTCCAGAACATTGGATAATGAAACCACTTAAACATTGGGTTAAAATTAATACACGGGTTTTACCAGAATCAACGGATCCAAACTACGAATTTTTATATTTGGATATTAGTGCAGTATCAACTGGATTTTTGGTAAAAGAACCGGAAAAAATGTTATTTGGTAGTTCTCCTTCAAGAGCTAGAAGAATTCTTAGCAAGGGTGATATTATCATCTCAACTGTAAGGACTTATCTAAAAGCGATCTATTTCGTTAAGGAAGATTTGCCAAATTATATCGCATCGACTGGATTTGCTGTTTTGACTCCCAATAAAGAGATATATCCAAAGTTTCTGAGCTATGTTATTCAAAGTAGATCTTTTATTGATAGTGTGACAGCTAATTCTGTTGGTGTCGCATATCCAGCTATTGCAGAAACTAAACTAGCCATGCTTCATCTTGCAATACCTCGAGATTTCATTGAACAACAAGCAATTGTAAAAAAAATAGAAAACGAGATATCGCCACTTGAGAAAGCCATAAATAGAGCATTAAGAGAAATAGACCTCATCCGTGAATACCGCACCCGGCTTATTTCTGATGTAGTAACTGGTAAGATTGATGTGCGAGATATTTCGGTAGAACCAACAGAAGGGCTGGAAGGGTATGAGGAGTTAGATATGCTTGAAGAGGCTGATAAACAGGAAGAAGAAATAAAAGAAATTGAGGAGGATTTGTGAAAGCCAATTAGGAATCTCGCAAAGGCGCAAAGGACGCAAAGGACGCAAAGTAACAAGGATGAGACTTGGATTATTGATCAATTTCAATGTTGAATTAATTAAGGATGGGATTTTACCATGATTGTAAAATAACTTGTAACCTTTGCGAGCTTTACGCCTTTGCGAGAAATATTAGAATAGTGATAATCGGCAAGATTGATGTTAGAGGAGAATAACAAGGATAATGAAAAACTTGCACCACTGGTGCAAGAAATTAGGTGGGCTAAAAATATTGTCATGCTTGAATTTTAAGGAGGTCAAAGATGAAGACATCTGATACCAGTGAAAAGGGGCTTGAAAATTTAATCGTTGAGTCTTTAGTTAATGAATCTGGTTATCAACAAGGAATACCAGAAGATTATGACCGAGAGCATGCCGTTGACCTGACCAAGCTTAAGTCGTTCTTAAAGGCGTCTCAGCCAAATGTTGTTGAATCATTGGGTTTAGACGAAGAAGGTCCAAAGCAGACACAATTTCTCCACCGGCTTCAGGGTGAAATCGCAAGACGCGGAATAATTGATGTTCTCCGTAACGGTATAAAACACGGCCCGGCATCAGTAGATTTATTCTATGGCGCTCCTACCCCCGGCAATAAGAAAGCAGAAGAGCTCTTCAAGATGAACATTTTTAGCGTTACACGCCAGCTTCAATATAGCAGGGATGAAACTCAATTAGCCCTTGATTTAGTAATTTTTATCAACGGTCTACCTCTTGCTACTTTTGAGCTTAAGAATAAGCTTACCAAACAGACCGTTGATGACGCCATACAGCAATACAAGGAAGACCGTAACCCCAAAGAGCTTTTGTTTTATTTTGGAAGGTGTATAGTCCATTTTGCTGTAGATGACCACGAGGTTTATATGTGCACACACCTTAAAGGAAAATCTTCCTGGTTTTTACCATTTAATAAAGGTTACAACGATGGGGCGGGAAATCCTCCTAATCCAAATGGTATTGCTACTGATTATCTATGGCAAGAAATCCTTAATAAAGAGAGCTTAACCGATATCATTGAAAACTACGCTCAGAGAGTGGAAGAAAATGATGAAAAAGGTAGAAAAAAACATAAACAGATATTTCCTCGTTACCACCAACTTGATGTAGTGCGTAAACTCTTATCTGCCGCGAAAGAAGACGATGTAGGCAAGCGGTATCTTATTCAGCACTCAACAGGAAGCGGTAAGAGTAATTCCATAGTCTGGCTTGCCCATCAGTTAATCGGCTTAAAGCACAATGACTCCGAGATATTTAATTCAGTGATTGTTGTTACTGATAGAATCATTCTTGATAGGCAAATCCGCGATACAGTCAAACAATTCACGCAGGTAGCTGCCACAGTCGGGCATGCTGAACGGGCAGGAGACCTGCGTCAGTTCTTAGCTTCTAAAAAGAAGATTATTATTACAACTGTCCAAAAATTCCCCTTTATACTTGATGAAATTGGCAATGAACATCGGGGAAGCAGATTTGCCATCATTATTGATGAGGCACATTCCAGTCAAGGGGGAAGGACATCAGCAAAAATGAATGTTGTCTTATCTGACCATACCATTGATGAAGAAGAGACAATTGAAGATAAAATTAATCAGATTATGGAATCTCGCAAGATGTTAGGCAATGCCAGTTATTTTGCTTTTACTGCAACTCCAAAGAATAAAACCCTTGAAATATTTGGTTATTCTTTTGCAGAAGGAGATAAGGTAAAGCACCGGCCGTTTCATACCTATACAATGAAACAGGCAATCCAAGAAGGTTTTATTATTGATGTGCTTAAACATTATACACCTGTTGAAAGCTATTATAGATTAATAAAGACTGTTGAATACGACCCGGAATTCGATACCCGCAAAGCCAAAAAGAAACTCAGGAGATATGTAGAGTCGCATAGTTATGCGATTAGAGAAAAGGCAGAAATAATGATTGACCATTTTCACGATTCTGTCCTATCCCATCATAAAATTGGTGGTCAGGCAAGGGCGATGGTTGTCACAGGTAGCATTGAGCGGGCATATCAATATTATCAGGCGTTTGTTAGCTACTTACGAGAAAGAAAAAGCCCTTATAAGGCAATAGTGGCATTCTCTGGAGAGCATGAATTTGGAGGCTGTAGGGTTACTGAAACCTCTCTGAATGCATTTCCGAGTAAAGAGATTCCAAAGAGGTTTATTCAAAACCCTTATCGCTTTTTAATAGCTGCTGATAAATTTCAGACCGGCTATGATGAACCGCTCCTTCATACTATGTATGTTGATAAGCAACTGACAGGGATTAAGGCTGTGCAGACTCTTTCTCGGTTAAATCGGGCACACCCGCTTAAATATGATACCTTTACCCTTGATTTTATGAACGATGCCGATACAATTCAAGCGGCCTTCGCAGACTATTATCGGACAACTATCCTCAGCGAAGAAACTGATCCAAATAAATTACACGACCTTAAGGCTGCTCTTGATGCCTGACAGGTCTATAACCCTGCTCAAGTTGAAGATGTTGTAACACTATATTTAAATGGAACAGGCAGGGAACAACTCGACCCTATACTTGATGAGTGCGTGGCTGTATATACATCTGAGTTAGATGAAGATAGCCAGGTTGATTTTAAAGGAAAGGCTAAGGCATTTGTTAGAACTTACAATTTCCTTGCCTGCATATTACCTTATACAAATGCTGAATGGGAAAAACTATCCATATTCCTAAATTTTCTCATACCCAAGCTGCCAGCGCCGATAGAGGATGATTTCTCAAAAGGCATACTTCAAACCGTAGATATGGATAGCTATCGTGTTGAGGTGCAGGCAACTATACAGATTAAACTTCAAGATCAGAATTCTGAAATAGGTCCGGTGCCTACCAGTGGAGGTGGAGGCATAGCAGAACCAGAGATGGATTTACTAAGCAATATTATCAAAACATTTAACGACCAATTTGGCAACCTTGATTGGAAAGATAAGGATAAAATAGTTAAAGAGATTAGTGAGGGAATTCCGGTAAAGGTTTCAGCAGATAAAGCATATCAAAACGCTATTAAGCATTCGGATAAACAGAACGCCCGCATTGAATATGACAAAGCTTTACAGCGAGTAATGACGGCATTGGTATTAGATTATACTGAATTGTTCAAACAGTTTAGCGATAACCCTTCTTTTAAGAGATGGCTTTCAGATTCAGTATTTAATCTGACTTATGCAACAGCAAATAGATAGGAAGAACAAAAAAAACTCATCGAAATCTTTGAAGCAAAAATCAAAGCAGTCAACTGAGATAACAAAAGCCATCACGCAGGCGACAAGATATATTTACGAAGTGGAGCGTGAGGCAAACAGCGTTAAATTCTTGGAGAGAATGGACAATGTCAAAACTATAAAGCCTCGCTGTATTTTGATATTTGGTAGATCAAATAACTGGAATGATGAGCAAAAAGAGGCATATCGCATTTTAAATTCAAGTTATCACAATTTAATGATAATGACTTATGACCATGTATTATTGAGAGCAAAGAGGATTTTAAATATTGACACACCGGAAGATTTGGAACGAAATACAGAGGGAATGGATGATGTGCCGTTTTGAAAATTTCAAGACTATGATAAAGAACCAGAATTGTAGTGCTTGACATCATCTTCTTTAATCCTGACAATCTGCGGTAATCTGCGTCCTATAAAGAGAAAGGTAAGGAAGGTATAGATGCTATACTTATATCTTGATGAAAGTGGAGATTTAGGGTTTGATTTCGTGAATAAGAAACCATCAAAGTATTTCACGATAGCCATTCTTGTGGTAAAAGGATATGAAGAAAACCGATTACTGTTAAAGGCAGTAAAGAAAACTTTAAGTCGAAGATAAGGTATGATTCTGTTTATTTGCCATAAAAAAAAGAGCGTGCCTTGTGAGCTTGTTGCGCTGTGGCTTTTGCCAACCGATGGATGGGAACACCACAGACAACCCACAACGGGCTTACCGCTCAATTAATAATATACTACATTTTGCTTCATTTGTCAAGCACTTTTTTTCAAAGTCAAAGTCGAGTTGTCATTTGCATTACATTTTCTATCAAAAACAGGAGCGATTAACCCAAACCTCCGGAAGAAGCGGTCCAATTATTAGAGGACAAAGAAACCCAAATGGTTAAATACATGATTGGAGAAAAGATATGACTAAAGAACAACTCTATAAACTAATTGCTCAAGGTGAAGGGCAGCGGTTAGAGTTCAAAAAATCTGTGGCTGAATTGAACAGAATCATTCAGACCCTGGCTGCCTTTGCTAATACCAATTCCGATGGCGGATGTGTCCTCATTGGAATAGGGGATAGTGGCAGAGTCAAAGAAGTGATAATTGGCAGAGAAACAGTAAGGCAAATAGCCAATAAAATCGCAGCTCATACTGACCCTGTTCTTTACCCTGAGATTGAAGTGATAAAGGAATCGGGGAATAAAGGTATCATCGTAATCACCATAGATGGAAGTCCTAATAAACCCCATTTAGCCTTTGGCCGGGCATATAAAAGGGTAGGCTCTACCACCACACAAATGACCAGGGATGAATATGAGAGGTTGTTGTTAGTAAAACATGAAAATAAGTTTCAATTCGATTCTCAGGTTTGTGAAGGATCTACCATTGAAGATATTGACGAAGAAAAGATGAAATGGTTTTTGAGAATTGCAAGAGCAAAAAGGGGGGTAACATTAAACGACGAGATCTCTGTGGAGGAATTTCTAATACATCTACAGCTTGTAAGTAAAGCTGGGTTGACTAATGCGGCAGTTATGTTGTTTGGCAAAAGTCCACATCGGTTTTTCTTGCAATCTGAAATTAAATGTATTGCTTTGCCTACTATGGAGTTTATAAAACCCTACACTACTTATCAGGCTCATGGAGGTAATTTATTTGAACAGGCTGATAAAACATTGGCATTTATTCTTGATAATATAAAAAGACCACTATGGATTAAAGCAGGAGAAATGACAGCGAGACACCCTTATGAAATACCTGAAGAAGCAGTACGAGAGGCAGTCGTTAATGCCATCATCCATAGAGATTATATGAGCCCTTCCAAGGTGCAAATCAGAGTATTTCC is drawn from bacterium and contains these coding sequences:
- the radC gene encoding DNA repair protein RadC, with the translated sequence MNKKKIYPKAILNWPEDERPRERLLKYGEHTLSNSELLAILLRTGVQGQSAIDLAREILQKFKTFRNLSHTDLSHWKEFKGLGQAKIAQIKAAIEIGRRFREEIVKEKKIKISSSKTVADILMPRMRDLKKEIFKILLLNSQNTVIDIVEITEGTVNKADPIIREIFQKALQSFAVSIVCVHNHPSGDVSPSKEDRDFTSELCNAGNIIQVKVLDHIIIGDNEYYSFADKGELYKRSFQ
- a CDS encoding PDDEXK nuclease domain-containing protein, which codes for MPDRKSDSNIQKARAPESSAIVGDIRRMIEETRSSVALTVNVNLTMLYWRIGKRINEEILKGDRAEYGKKIVLLLSQRLAEEYGNNFSEKNLRRMMQFAEVFSNEGIVVSLIRQLSWTHFLALIPLKKPLQREFYAEMCRVERWSVRTLRKNIDSMLYERTAISRKPEELVSKELAKLRNEGHLSPNMILKDPYVLDFLGVKDRYYEKDLEDAILREMEAFILELGAGFTFLARQKRIQVDNDDFYIDLLFYNRKLCRLVAVELKLDDFKPADKDQMELYLRWLEKYESEPNENPPLGIILCAGKKQEQIELLELGKSDIHVAEYWTALPPKELMQKKLHAAIQHARMRLDNRITEDIPGDGGAE
- a CDS encoding restriction endonuclease subunit S, with amino-acid sequence MMLKGYPEYKDSGLAWLGNIPKHWKVGRLKQICHLAYGDSLPDDVRLAGEVPVYGSNGQVGFHLSANTLSPCIVIGRKGSFGKVNYSFCPVFAIDTTFFVDSRFTKADIRWLFYILIWAHLDAVSKDAAVPGLNRGEAYAQLIPYCPQAEQQHIANYLDAKTRQINRFIRSKQQLINLLTEQKQAVINQAVTRGIDPNVRLKPSGIDWLGDIPEHWIMKPLKHWVKINTRVLPESTDPNYEFLYLDISAVSTGFLVKEPEKMLFGSSPSRARRILSKGDIIISTVRTYLKAIYFVKEDLPNYIASTGFAVLTPNKEIYPKFLSYVIQSRSFIDSVTANSVGVAYPAIAETKLAMLHLAIPRDFIEQQAIVKKIENEISPLEKAINRALREIDLIREYRTRLISDVVTGKIDVRDISVEPTEGLEGYEELDMLEEADKQEEEIKEIEEDL
- a CDS encoding Shedu anti-phage system protein SduA domain-containing protein, with the protein product MQQQIDRKNKKNSSKSLKQKSKQSTEITKAITQATRYIYEVEREANSVKFLERMDNVKTIKPRCILIFGRSNNWNDEQKEAYRILNSSYHNLMIMTYDHVLLRAKRILNIDTPEDLERNTEGMDDVPF
- a CDS encoding DUF3800 domain-containing protein; protein product: MLYLYLDESGDLGFDFVNKKPSKYFTIAILVVKGYEENRLLLKAVKKTLSRR
- a CDS encoding ATP-binding protein codes for the protein MTKEQLYKLIAQGEGQRLEFKKSVAELNRIIQTLAAFANTNSDGGCVLIGIGDSGRVKEVIIGRETVRQIANKIAAHTDPVLYPEIEVIKESGNKGIIVITIDGSPNKPHLAFGRAYKRVGSTTTQMTRDEYERLLLVKHENKFQFDSQVCEGSTIEDIDEEKMKWFLRIARAKRGVTLNDEISVEEFLIHLQLVSKAGLTNAAVMLFGKSPHRFFLQSEIKCIALPTMEFIKPYTTYQAHGGNLFEQADKTLAFILDNIKRPLWIKAGEMTARHPYEIPEEAVREAVVNAIIHRDYMSPSKVQIRVFPNRVEIWNPGKLPPQLSVDDLRKPHPSLPYNPLLFRQFYRASYVEDVGGGTIDIIKSCTDANLPEPKFEQKMGSFILTIYRSPLTDEYLDNKKLSERQKNSISHIEKHGKMGRKEYEELYNVSGRTANRELNDLSKKGLIKKIGSGPGTYYVLARYGEIWRDK